One Malus sylvestris chromosome 14, drMalSylv7.2, whole genome shotgun sequence DNA segment encodes these proteins:
- the LOC126599009 gene encoding serine/arginine-rich splicing factor SC35-like, which translates to MSPFGRSGPLDIRDTYFLLVLNITFRTTANDLFPLFNKYGKVVDVFIPRDRRTGDSRGFAFVRYKYQDEAHQAVEKLDGRVVDGREIMVQFALYGPNAERM; encoded by the exons ATGTCGCCCTTCGGTCGATCCGGACCTCTGGACATCAGAGACACCTACTTCCTCCTCGTCCTCAACATCACTTTCC GAACCACCGCGAATGACCTCTTCCCGCTCTTCAACAAGTACGGCAAGGTCGTCGATGTCTTCATTCCTCGAGACCGGAGGACTGGCGATTCTCGCGGATTTGCTTTTGTTCGATATAAGTATCAGGACGAGGCGCATCAGGCAGTGGAGAAGCTCGATg GGAGAGTTGTTGATGGAAGAGAGATTATGGTTCAGTTTG